The sequence GGCTGTGGCATCCAAAACTTCCCAGGAAGCCCACGGGGAAGGTGTCTGGCTCCCCTCTGGCATTACAATGCTGGCCTGATATCCAGAGGGAATATTAGCCCCCCTGTAACTTGTTCCCTCCAGCATTACCTGAACTGGGTAGAGGCCATCTGCAGTCTCTTAGTTCTTGGAAACTTTAAGGCATTGCAACAGTGTCTTGCATCAGATACCTAAGAAGTTGCTGATGCTCCCCGGCAGGTTCTCAGCACCAGGGAGGTGGTTGCTTTGAGTTTCATCCTTTCTTACTAAATAGCTTAAATATTTCCCTTTCTCCAGGCTCCCCAGGCAGGTGCTAAGGAGAAACTTGCTCGTGCCTGGTACTGCAATCGTGGCCAGGTTTCTGTGACTGCCAAGATTGACCGAAAAGGCTACACCCCCGGTGAGACGATGTGCTGGTGCCCTTGAACCTCTGCGGGCCCTGGGGTAGACCCCAGCGGGAGGGGCTTTGGGGTCACCGTGAGCCAGGCTCTTGACTTTTGGCACGAAATCAGTCAGAGAGCTTCAGTGTGTGCACCTGATGTGGGCAGCCTCCTCGGGACAGGCTTCTGCTAGATTAAACCTTGTGCCTACAGTGCCAGATAGTGTGACCAACTCTTGGTGATCCTATGCAGGAATTCCTTGAGGCAGGACCCAGCTCCATCTCCCTTCCTCCAACGTGTGCATCTGTTTTGGTAGGTGAGGTCATCCCTATCTTTGCCGAGATCGACAACTGCACAAGCCGAGCAGTGGTGCCCAAGGCGGCCATCATCCAGACTCAGACCTTCATCGCTCGAGGCACCAAGAAGCAGAAGAAGTCGGTGGTGACCAGCATCGTCGGTGACTCCATTGCAGCAGGGAAGCGGGAAGTGTGGCACGGGCGGGCGCTGAAGATCCCACCGGTGGGTCCGTCCATCCTCCAGTGCCGCATCATCCAGGTGGAATACTCCCTGAAGGTGAGGGACCTCGCGGGGAGCATTGCAGGCGGCTCCGCTCAGCATTGAGCCTTCCCCTTCTCACCAGAACCATGCTCATTGTGCCCACTTTGGGCCGGTGCAGAAATAGATTTGGGGGCTGGTGATTTGTATGAGGTCTTGGGTTCTCCCCATTACCCTGTTGCATGCTCTCCCCGTTGCCCCTCATGCACAGCACATGGGCTCGTGCAGGAGCATTTGCATCTCCCTTTGCAGCCTGCTGCAAGAATTCCCTCTTGGCCAGCTCGAGCCAGTGCTCTGGGGAGATATCTGTCCCTCCAGACTGGGAGAACACCAACAGCTAAGCTTCCCTGCTGTCTCTTGTCTCTGCAGGTTTGTGTGGATATTCCTGGGACATCCAAGCTGCTCCTTGAACTGCCGCTCGTCATCGGAACGATCCCGCTGCATCCGTTCGGGAGCCGCACATCCAGCGTCAGTAGCCAGTACAGTGTCAACCTGGACTGGCTGAGCACCATCCCGGAGCAGCCGGAGGGTGAGCGTCTCCCTCTCCTCGGGATCTGTCTCGGTGCTGCAAACCCCCCTGGTCAACCCGCTCTGGAGAGCGAGGGGCAGAGCAAGTTCTCAACCGTGCCTCTTGCTCCAGGaccagcttttgcttttttacttaattttttggTTGGGGTGCTGCATCTCCTGGGTTCCTTTCCCAGGGAACTGGGAGGGTTTGGGAAAAGAGTGGATTTGAAGCCCTTTTACCTGCATGCCTCCCATTAATGGAGAGTGTTTCCTATTCCCTGATGGTTCTCTCCTCTCTTCAGCTCCCCCTGAATACTCGGCAGTAGTATCCAGCCCGGAGGCCGAGCAGAGCCTGGCTCCGCCGTGCCGCAGCGAACTTGGGGGCATCCTGGAAGGTCCCTTCTTCGCCTACATCCAGGAGTTTCGTTTCCGACCACCTCCGCTGTATTCGGAGGTAACAAATCCCCCTGGGCTGGGAGGGCTGGTGGAGGGGGCTGGGATGTACCCGCTGCCGAGGTTTTTGACTCTCAACTTGGTTTTGCAGATTGATCCAAACCCCCCTTCAGACAACATCCGTCCGCGCTGCATGACCTGTTGAGAGAAGCGCATCGGATGCTGTTGACAGCGTGGCGATCCCTTGGGATGAAAAGCTTGCACGCTTGCAGCACTTCGGTCTGGAAATGGGTATGCGGTGGCCGTGAGACCGGAGCTCCTGCAGCGCTGAGACCCCAGCCCCGCTCACTGCCCTCAACTCCTCTTGT comes from Haliaeetus albicilla chromosome 8, bHalAlb1.1, whole genome shotgun sequence and encodes:
- the ARRDC2 gene encoding arrestin domain-containing protein 2 isoform X2; amino-acid sequence: MQLPGRIRSLAVELEDGQVWGVYGSGELLHGRVQLELRGTLRLRALEVYAHGRAVTHWLESHSVGLNTVYHDYTAYQTFLYRRCQLIPDNGEVTVLQAGRHEFPFTFQLPETLATSFEGKHGSIRYWVKAKLHRPWSTVKKVKKEFTVIEPIDINTPALLAPQAGAKEKLARAWYCNRGQVSVTAKIDRKGYTPGEVIPIFAEIDNCTSRAVVPKAAIIQTQTFIARGTKKQKKSVVTSIVGDSIAAGKREVWHGRALKIPPVGPSILQCRIIQVEYSLKVCVDIPGTSKLLLELPLVIGTIPLHPFGSRTSSVSSQYSVNLDWLSTIPEQPEAPPEYSAVVSSPEAEQSLAPPCRSELGGILEGPFFAYIQEFRFRPPPLYSEIDPNPPSDNIRPRCMTC
- the ARRDC2 gene encoding arrestin domain-containing protein 2 isoform X1; the protein is MIFDRLKRFFIVLEATEGDDPVAFSPGQAVSGRVVLELAAAARLGALRLRAMGAARVHWTESRSAGSSTAYTQSYSDQVEFLSHRDTLLAPPDNGEVTVLQAGRHEFPFTFQLPETLATSFEGKHGSIRYWVKAKLHRPWSTVKKVKKEFTVIEPIDINTPALLAPQAGAKEKLARAWYCNRGQVSVTAKIDRKGYTPGEVIPIFAEIDNCTSRAVVPKAAIIQTQTFIARGTKKQKKSVVTSIVGDSIAAGKREVWHGRALKIPPVGPSILQCRIIQVEYSLKVCVDIPGTSKLLLELPLVIGTIPLHPFGSRTSSVSSQYSVNLDWLSTIPEQPEAPPEYSAVVSSPEAEQSLAPPCRSELGGILEGPFFAYIQEFRFRPPPLYSEIDPNPPSDNIRPRCMTC